A single window of Nicotiana sylvestris chromosome 3, ASM39365v2, whole genome shotgun sequence DNA harbors:
- the LOC138887344 gene encoding uncharacterized protein produces MPSYELQGQQPQQPRTCYTCGDPRHIARFCPRTSRIYPQQGSRAMVQAPGVPSPARPARGGGRVVSGGGQAARGRGQLVGSHLGDVVQSGRAQPRCYAFPTRPEAKESDAIITDHVYRSCMVIIGGLETRVDLILLDMVDFDVILGMDWLSPYHAILDCHAKTVTLALPGLH; encoded by the exons ATGCCGTCATATGAGCTTCAGGGTCAGCAACCCCAGCAGCCGAgaacttgttatacttgtggcgatccgaggcacattgctagattttgccctcgaacATCGAGAATTTATCCgcagcagggttctcgtgccatggttcaggcaccgggtGTTCCATCGCCTGCTcggccagctagaggtggaggtcgagttgttagtggtggaggtcaggccgctagaggtagaggccagctaGTAGGAAGCCATCTcggggatgtagttcagagtggtagggcccaaccccgatgttatgctttcccaacCAGGCCTGAGGCCAAGGAATCCGATGCcattatcacag atcatgtCTACCGCTCGTgtatggttattattgggggtcttgagacccgtgtagatctcatacttctggatatggttgattttgatgtcatattggggatggattggctgtcaccctatcacgctatattggactgtcatgccaagactgtgaccttagctttgccaGGGTTGCattga